A window of the Equus asinus isolate D_3611 breed Donkey chromosome 20, EquAss-T2T_v2, whole genome shotgun sequence genome harbors these coding sequences:
- the ARRDC5 gene encoding arrestin domain-containing protein 5, with protein MSVVKSIELLLPKDAIYLAGSSVKGQVVLTLNSTLVNPVVKVELVGRGYVEWKEETGASRDYSRDVICNNKADYVHKTKTFPVKDNWLSAGSHIFDFHFNLPPRLPSTFSSRTGHVSYFIQASCMGREHVLAKRRMYLLVQGTSDGHQESPAQNPLLVEAERKVSYNCCSQGTISLQIQMEKNSFVPGEKVTFTTEINNQTSKCIKTVIVALYGHVQYEGFTPKAERRLRVDSSELLRQEANTPIAPFATTKIVGAFNLPLLLSVSGGARDGGIMTTHYELVGTVHLPWSLSSVKVTVPIIITSAPRDSSSCQLPEAGVVPESPERQN; from the exons ATGTCTGTGGTGAAGTCGATTGAGTTACTGCTGCCCAAAGATGCCATCTACCTGGCGGGCTCCAGCGTCAAAGGGCAGGTGGTTCTAACCCTGAACAGCACCCTGGTGAACCCCGTCGTGAAGGTGGAGCTCGTGGGACGGGGTTACGTGGAGTGGAAGGAAGAAACCGGGGCCTCCCGCGATTACAGCAGAGATGTTATTTGCAACAACAAGGCCGACTACGTGCATAAGACAAAGACGTTCCCCGTGAAGG ATAATTGGTTAAGTGCAGGCAGCCACATCTTTGACTTCCATTTCAACTTACCTCCCAGGCTTCCTTCTACCTTCAGCAGCAGAACGGGCCACGTCTCCTACTTCATACAGGCCTCCTGCATGGGCCGGGAGCACGTCCTGGCCAAGAGGAGGATGTACCTGTTGGTTCAAGGGACCTCGGATGGCCACCAAGAGAGCCCGGCGCAG AACCCTCTGTTGGTGGAGGCGGAGAGAAAGGTCTCCTACAATTGCTGCAGCCAGGGCACCATCTCGCTCCAAATCCAGATGGAGAAGAACAGCTTCGTGCCGGGCGAGAAGGTCACCTTCACCACCGAGATCAACAACCAGACCAGCAAGTGCATCAAGACGGTCATCGTTGCCCTGTACGGCCACGTCCAGTACGAGGGCTTCACGCCCAAGGCGGAGCGGCGCCTGCGCGTGGACAGCAGCGAGCTGTTGCGACAGGAGGCCAACACCCCCATCGCGCCCTTCGCCACCACCAAGATTGTGGGCGCCTTCAACCTCCCGCTCCTGCTGTCCGTGAGCGGGGGCGCGCGGGACGGCGGGATCATGACCACCCACTACGAGCTGGTGGGCACCGTCCACCTGCCCTGGTCGCTGAGCAGCGTGAAGGTCACTGTGCCCATCATCATCACCAGCGCCCCCCGGGACTCGAGCAGCTGCCAGCTCCCGGAGGCGGGCGTGGTACCCGAGAGCCCGGAGCGCCAGAATTAA